CGCAGTAATGCGGACGGACGGAGAGCAAACAACTCATAATAAATCACGTACCACTCCAATGTAAGTAATTAGTACCTTTTGAAATTATGCCCATGGAATAATCActaattctcatttaagacagaCGGATTAGTCCATTTGAAAGTTTAAGATGGATTTTTATAGCAAAATGTGACCATTTAACAATAAAATATTGTAACTAGTTTTTGTTGTTCAgatatttttttgtcaaaaaaaGGTTACATTTGGCTGTAAATGGATCACATATAGCCGTCTAAAATTTTCAGACAAAAGTGAGTCGTCTGAAGTGAAACCAACTGTGAAATACGAGTAATACTATTGTGGATTTTGAGTTACTGATAATGAAGATACATTAATATAATCTGGTTGCATTGCTTTAGATTTGAGACTCATTAGCATCAAGTCGACATGGTTCATATTACAAGCACATGACGGAAAAATAAAGTTTAAGGGTCTGCCTGGGATAGGGGTAATAGGCCTGAACAAGTCCAACGAAATTATTATGGGCCGTTTATGGAAGTTTGGCATGAGAGTAATAAGTATAGCCCAGTAACTATTTTTCTGTGAACGAGTTAGCTATTATAGATTATGTTTGATTGCTTTCTTAGATGTTTATAGATTATGTTTGATTGCTTTTTTAGATGTTTCAACTATTTTTCTGTTAACGAGTTAGCTATTATATTGTAAACTTTCAACTGTTTTTCAATGAAGTACAATTTTTAACGTGTGTGTTTGCTCTTTAAAAACATTATACATAGTCTTTATGACGACTGAAACTGAAGCTAGTACTGAAAAGATCGGTCCGAGAAGGTGGACTGTGGAGGAAGATACTGTGTTGGTGAATTTGTTGTCATTATTGCAGGTGGATGGAAGATGGAAGGCTGAGGGTGGGTTCAAGTCTGGGTATTTGGTTCATTTGGAGAAGTTAATTTCAGAAAAACTGCCAGATTCTGGACTTAAAGCAACTAACATCGAATCAAGGCTTGGTTATCTCAGAGAACGGTTTAATGCATTGCTTGATATTAAACAGAAGGGCAGCGGATTTGGATGGGATGATGATCTAAAGATGGTAACCGGTGACCGCAAATTGTATGACGAATGGTGTAAGGTGTTCATCTGCATTATTACCTTTTTTTTATTATCGTAGTTCATTAACTTATATGCTGCATTATTAACTGTCATTTATTGGCTCTACATACTTATAAACTGATGAAGTGTGTTAGCAAGTCCCATATCTGTCTTTGTAACACATCTGCGGAAAACGAAGGTATTGTAGAATtggttgaactggtgttgtggACAGTCTGCAGCCTGTGAAAGCCTTCCTGACCCTTAGAGCAGTGGCTGCATAGTTTATATACAAATAGTGTGATGACTGTGTGCTGCATTATCATTACGTTTTCTCATACTTGCTTATTTCAGCTTGTATTTCTTGCATTTGTCGATTTTCTATGATAAAATTGGTACTGCATATTTCAAAAAGAAAATATACTCGTAGCTATATTTCAGAAAACGCCATATAACTTGATGTTTCTTATGCTACTTTCTGATCTGTCTCTCTGATCTAGCAACACTTTTGCCGATATAAGTGCTGGTTTGCTTTATATACCTGAGGTTGACGTGTTATATGGTTTTGTGTTTATTAGAGTCACAAAGATGCCAAAGGGATGTTTCGGAAACCATTTCCGTTCTTTGATGCAATGGAGGAAATCTACTCTAAAGACAGGGCAACGGGTGCTAAGGGTAATATGCCTCTTGATAGAGATGACCAAGATGGAATTGATGAGACAAGTGGAAATGCACAACAAGAGGTTCGAAGTGGCGAACTCACTGAAGGTTCCGAAAATAGTAAAAGATATGGAGATGAAAGTTTGAAGCGGCCAAGTAGGAAACGGCTTCGTAAAAACAAGGAGATCTTGAATGTtcaaaaaagttttgaaaatctAATGGGAACAATGCTTGAAAACAGTAATGCTCAGATTGCTCAACTCACTACTATGTTAGAAGCACCGAAAAATTATAAGGTTGGTTTACGTGAAGAGTTGGGGAAGGTTGAAGGTATTCCAAGGGCGAACATTCTGACTTTGTGCTGACGTTGCTGTCTTTCGTGACTTAATGGACGAAGATGAGAAATACGACTTTTTGGCCATGATTTTAAATAGGCTTTAGATTGTGTTTATGATTATGAACATATACATGAGATGATTAGTTTTCTGGAGTGGTTAATTGTGATGATGTTGAAGTTTGTATGATTTATGTTTTCATCAGATTTTGGGAATTTTTGTACTTGTTTTGTGCAGTTTCATATTGGCATGTCTAATGGCAGGAACTTTTACTCTTATACCAAACTTGGTCATACATTCAGCCAATAATTATAAACTTGGTGATACATTCAGCCAGTAATTATTTCCTAACATTGCCAAATCCCAACATCCAGGAATAATCTCCTCTAGAATTAATTCCCAGGGTAATCATCTCCCCATACAAATCTCTCCCTTAATTATTATGTGTGTACCAGTTAGGCCCTAAACATTGAGAATGGGCTAATGATTGATTTTTAGTAGGGATCAGCAAAACCAAATATTCGATCCGGAGTTGGAATCCGGATTAGATATCCGGTTTTAGCATTCTTGAATTTTTTGATTCAGATTCGATCCGATTCGAATAAACCGGATATCTGATATTCCGGTATTCAAAATCCGGGACCAATCCggttttaaaacaaaaaaaaatacggttttaaattTTCCATGATGGCTTTTAGTGTTTCCATTTTGGCATTTTTCTTTCACAACTCAAAACAAAATGATCCATCAAGGAAATTATATTATCTCGACTGAAAAATCAACTAATACTTTAGGGATAGAAATTATAAAATCTCAACTGAAAAATCAACTAATACTTTGGggataaaaattataaaatcaaCAAGAGAGAGTGTGGAAATTGGCGATATTAGAGAGGCAACTCAGGCGAGATGTGAAATTATGTCAACTAAAAATACATCAAATAAATACATTAAATGAAGATCATAAAGCAACAAAGTCTATATATTCGGAAGTCGATCTATAACAACGTTCAATACGAAGATTGAGAATCATCGAGAATTAATTACGGACAAACTAAATAAACATCATCCGTTTTATGGATCCAAATACCAGCACATGGTGATAATAGAGACAACAAATTTGACATTTCTTACGCTACTTGTCATGCAACTTTCGTATATATATTTGATCCGTCCTAGAGTTTAAGACAGATActtccgtcttaaacaagaatttaatAAAGGTAAAGGACAATGAAAATATTTACGTGGATAACATGAGTTCTACAAGGATGTGAACATCAAGTAGTCATAAAAGGAGACAGAAATAACGGGACCAGACACGAATCAACCATAAATTAAACACACAGTTTGTTGTGGGCACTATAATGTTGATCAGCCCAGATTTTGAAGACTGCAGAAATCTGTAAACATCAGACTCATACATTAGgaacagctagtcttgctataaacggatatatccgtctataactaaagacgggtcaaatagcttgaaagtgttGACATTTTTGGCCCCAACCACCCCATTTGTtgtttgtcctattaggaatgtggtattgtatttagcccgtctttagttatagacggatatgtgccgtctataatgagattttgtgcattAGGAAAGGGACTCATTTTCATACCTTTCCCATAGACTGCCAATGCTATTAGACAACCTCGCGATTAAAACTTAACATACTATGGGCTCTCCCTTGCTTTTTTCGAGTCAAATCAAATCTGTGCTTAGCCAAGCAAGTTTGCTTGATCAAGCAAATCTTTATTCGGCTTTTAATGGACAAACAGGTAGTCATCATGTTTCACATCTCCAAACAGACTAAATTTTGCAGGTGTTGAAGTTGCTCGaataataaatgataaacaaaaaAGGACTTCAGTCTCTGTACAAGACCGTCTCGCACCAGACTCACTAGTTCATTAATAGAAAAAGAAGATTCCTAGAGATTAGAGAATGCTAGAACAACAAAGCTTGTGGCTATGGTGTCTCGAGGGAAGGATCAGAAGACAGATTTGTTATCAAATGCAGGAAGTATTGCTGGGTATGAATGTGTGGGAGAAGTCTAGGCATGCATTCAATACTAGAATGCAGCCATGCCTTTTATTCAACCCATTAACCGAGGCCCGTGCCTGGCATTGTTTGCTGTAGAAGAGGTTGCGAATGTCGCAGTGTAACTTGTACAAGGACAGGGGCCCTCTTCCAGTTAGTCGTCACCCACGACAATATTTTCCTGCTCAAACCTTTTACTTATCACCATCATATCCTTCCCCTTAACATGAACTTTGAGATCAACAGCCACAATATTACTGGGGAACTAGAAAAGGTAAATTTGTAAAAACGAAACAAGATTACTGGAGAGAGTTTGAATTATCCTCTATGGAAATTTTGCAATTACAAAACTTTTACCAGGGCACAACTCACAACCTTAGTTGCACGCCTCCCTCCGCCACCGCACAATATATGATGGAACTTAGGAAGAGTTGGAAAAAAAATTCTCGGAATACGGGTAGACAAACCACCAAATAAGAACTAGCAAGGAAGCACATACCCTTCAAGGCTTCAACAGTAAGTTGGAGGACCTGCACCATGTTGAGCAGTTGGAAAATGCTCAAACGGACGTAGATTTAACTATAGACAATGGAATGGACATTTCCAAATAATGTTTGAAACACGACACTCAGAGAGACACGCCATACATGATACAAAGAGAAGTATGAACTATACTATAACAGCATGGAGCAGAGCTACACACCAAAAATATCGGCCAATTTCAATCTTACAGACAATAACCAATTACAGTAGCAACAAAAGCTAGCTACCAGGTGCGTAGAATTCTAGCATACTGAGCAAACTAATCAGACAATTAGCATAAAAAGAAGGAAACATCTACATAGTACAAAGGGTTACTCTTTGGGCGGAGGAATATCGAAAGAAGGGGGGCGGATGTGATTTCCGGGTTTACGCTAAATGACAGCAAGAGTACTGTAGAGATCCATATTCCATCTTGTAATGCAAATTAAAATAATAGGAAGGGCTTCAAAGTTGAAACTCCAATAAAAAGAATTCTCGAGGCCCTTTTTCTCATACTAAACCTAATACAAAATGTGTTACTCAATGCAATAGTCATTGTTATTTAAACGAAAATTCTTAATTGAATTACTCTGTCTCTCAATCATATATATATTGGAGTCAACGAGCCTCAACTCCTCTTACATTTGAAACAGGACCTCCTAAATACATTGGCCGGCCCTGGTTTTCATTAATGtgtagattttaagaaaattggtTTGAGTTTATGATTTAAACATTACGTGCAAATAGCAAAACCCGATTAGCACCAGTCATTAAGTGTCCCTATTTTCACCAACAGCTCTATAAGACAATCAGGCATTAATGAACAGGTAGCAGTGTAGCACAGTAGCATTATAGCAATGTTTCAGGATTAGGGATGTAACCAAGTTGGACTGGAGATCAGTTTAATCGAGCCGGAGTAGTAATCGAGCTCGAGCAAAATTGCTCGGATGGCTCAACGAACTATCTTAGATCTTTTATATCCCTATTCATGATACATTAAAAAGTCCCCCATTTTTATGTGATAGAAGTAATCCATGACAAATGCAGTCTATGTATATACAATATGCAGTACAAAAGATTGAGAATCATCGAGACTTAAATACTcaaatgtaaaggaaaatgaaaATATTCATGTGGATAAGATAAGTTCCGCAAGGATGTGAACATCAAGTAGTCATAACTCATAAAAGGAGACAGAAATAACGGGACCAGACATCAATCAACCATAAATTCAACACAAATTTGTTGTGGGCACTACAATGTTGATCAGCCCACATTTTGAAGACTGCTGAATTCTGTAAACATCAGTCTCATACATCAGGAAAGGGACTAATTTTGATACTTTTCCTATAGACTGTCAAAGGGTACTTGGCCAACCTCGCACTTAAATAACACGTGTTCCTGTTAAGACCGTGCTAAATAAAACGGCATTCAAAACCGATTCAaataagacaaaaataaaaggAGGATTTTGAGAGTGCCTTAACTTAAGACGATGCTTAAGAAGACATTCTACACTAAAATATAGTTATAGGAATTTAAATGAGAAACATATTCGAATATGTATTTATTAATCAAATTATCATATAATTTCTCGAGTGCATCCTTTCATAATAATAACTCGAGCCAGTATTTTTAATATTCGAATATGTAAACATATAATTTTTCGAGTGTATTTAATAATAACTATACTATTCCCTCTGTCTCTATCATTAGTTTACTTTTGACTAAACTACCCCTCACAATGAATATCCTTGACTCATTGCTGTTGTGAATTAAAAAATCAACTTAAGATTCATTGCTCTTGCCTCTCGCGAATGAAAATACCAACTTTCGAATGGGTCTATCCGTTAAATTGTCTTTAGTACCTCGAAGGAGGCGGCCCAATACTACGGGTTTACACCAAAACAGCCAATTGGGTCAACTCCTTACTACTACAATTCCATAAATGTTAAGCAGATTTTCTTGAAACCTACGCACTATGGACTCTCTCTTGCTTTTTGAGTCGATCAAATCTGTGCTTAGCCCAACCAGGTTTGCTTGATCAGTCAAATCTTTCTTGGCCATTTTAATGGGCAAAAAGGTTGCAATCTTGTTTCATGTCCCCAAGAAGGCTAAACTTTGAATGTCCCCAAGAAGTTGCTCTAATAATAAACGAGGATCAAAAAAGGACTTTGGTCTCACATACGAGACCGTCTCGTATACTACTTACTAGTTCATTAAGGGCAAAAACAAAGAATCATCTTAGAATCTTAGATATTAGAGAATGCTAATACAACAAAGCTTGTGGATATGGTATCTCGAGGGAAGGATCAGAAGACAGATTTGTTATCAAATGCAGGAAGCATTGCTGGGTATGAATGTATGGGAGAAGTCTAGGCATGCATTCAATACTAGAATGCAGCCATGCCTTTTATTCAACCCGTTAACCGAGGCCCGTGCCTGGCATTGTTTGCTGTAGAAGAGGTTGCGAATGTCGCAGTGTAACTTGTACAAGGACAGGGGCCCTCTTCCAGTTAGTGGTCACCCACGGCAATATTTTCCTGCTCAAACCTTTTACTTATCACCATCACATCCTTCCCCTTAACACGAACTTTGAAATCAACAGCCACATGTCAAAAAGAAACAAGATTACTAGACAGAGTTTGAATTATCTTCTATAGACAATGGAATGAACATCTCTAAATAATGTTTGAAACACGACATTAAGCACAAAGGGTTACTCTTTGAGAGGAGGAATATTGAAAGAAAGGGGAGCGGATGTAGAAACCCATTTTCCCCATTTGGTAATGCAAATTAAAATCCTTCCTATGCAAACACGCAATTGATGGTACTCAATTACTCATGACCTCGGTTCAATACCAATCTACAAAATACACACGCAAGAAACCTTCCTACATAAGAGAGAGTTGGAAGGAAATAACTCCCATAGCTTCACTCACTCCTCAACTTGTATCCAAAAGAAAGAGtaaatttactaattaaattgtTGGCAGGAGGGTACGCCTCTATAAAATGATGGTCTATTATTTCAATTCCTCGactacaacaacattaccccacgTCTCAATGACTCCCGCAAATTGCACAGTAATAGGGATCGTACATAATCAGCTAAGCAACAATAAACATGACACAAGATGACCCCTCCTCGCACATAAAATTATTCCTAATCACTAAATAGCCGTGTCCGACACTAATATACCTGCCGGTTCATAGATTTACCGGCTAAGTTAGCCGACATCTATAGCAATAGAAATTAGAAAAATAACATGACAACGTAATAACTTTGACCAAATTCAAATGTTTTATCTAATTACTTGAACAATAACTAAACTgaagaatgaatgaaataaatataaaatttacCAGTTGGAAACAAATTGGAGTATTTGAGAGATGATTGTcactgcatttttttttttttttttttggaggaaCAAGAAGATATAGAGATAGAGAGAGATTGGGAAGCCTAGGTTGGGATTAGATCAGAGTACCCGAATGTTAATTTTGTAGTCTTTTAGACCTAGTACAAGACAAACTACAAACGGCGTCGTAACGTCTCCTTGCAATTTATTAATTGGGCTTTTTCATATTTAGGGCTCG
This sequence is a window from Silene latifolia isolate original U9 population chromosome 8, ASM4854445v1, whole genome shotgun sequence. Protein-coding genes within it:
- the LOC141594325 gene encoding uncharacterized protein LOC141594325, encoding MTTETEASTEKIGPRRWTVEEDTVLVNLLSLLQVDGRWKAEGGFKSGYLVHLEKLISEKLPDSGLKATNIESRLGYLRERFNALLDIKQKGSGFGWDDDLKMVTGDRKLYDEWCKSHKDAKGMFRKPFPFFDAMEEIYSKDRATGAKGNMPLDRDDQDGIDETSGNAQQEVRSGELTEGSENSKRYGDESLKRPSRKRLRKNKEILNVQKSFENLMGTMLENSNAQIAQLTTMLEAPKNYKVGLREELGKVEGIPRANILTLC